A single genomic interval of Spinacia oleracea cultivar Varoflay chromosome 6, BTI_SOV_V1, whole genome shotgun sequence harbors:
- the LOC130462985 gene encoding uncharacterized protein, which yields MYVTIPFTDALKQMPTYTRFLKEILSGKRDFDVKETVNLTENCSAIILNKTPPKLKDPGSFSIPCAIKELEIINALCDLGASVSILPYLVFAKLKVGDLVPTNITLQLADRSVKYPIGKVEDVPLVVGELTFLVDFVVLDIDEDAHTPIILGRPFLATAGALIDVQGGLITLRAGDAKASFNLAIDEHCCSKMKSCMKVDTLDCVEHNHSCAIASNNPCVLKCDFEIDRKVKKDMHGSSFVQGDPYDDVITIPDTFGMDLDDVKSQSGI from the coding sequence ATGTATGTCACTATCCCCTTTACGGATGCGTTGAAACAAATGCCAACCTACACGAGATTTCTTAAGGAAATCTTGAGTGGGAAGCGAGATTTTGACGTAAAGGAGACGGTGAACCTCACCGAAAATTGTAGTGCTATCATTCTTAACAAAACGCCACCCAAACTCAAAGACCCGGgaagtttttctatcccttgtgctaTTAAGGAGCTTGAAATAATCAATGCCTTGTGTGATTTGGGTGCTAGCGTTAGTATACTACCTTATTTGGTGTTTGCCAAGCTTAAAGTTGGTGATCTTGTCCCAACcaacatcaccttgcaactTGCCGACCGTTCGGTCAAGTACCCTATTGGCAAGGTTGAGGATGTTCCCCTAGTTGTTGGCGAGCTTACTTTCCTTGTGGACTTCGTCGTCTTGGACATTGATGAGGATGCCCATACCCCCATTATCTTGGggaggccatttttggccaccgcGGGTGCTCTTATCGATGTGCAAGGAGGACTAATCACCTTGAGAGCGGGAGACGCCAAGGCTAGTTTCAATCTTGCAATTGATGAACATTGTTGCTCTAAGATGAAAAGTTGTATGAAAGTTGACACTCTTGATTGTGTTGAGCACAATCATTCTTGTGCTATTGCTTCTAACAATCCTTGTGTTCTTAAGTGTGATTTTGAGATTGATAGGAAGGTGAAAAAGGATATGCACGGGAGCTCCTTTGTGCAAGGTGATCCCTATGATGACGTCATTACCATTCCTGACACATTCGGGATGGATCTTGATGATGTAAAGTCTCAATCCGGCATCTAA